GAGACCGTTTGCGCACGGACTCCGAGGTCGGTCTCCACGAGGGCTGGGTTTAGCGGGGGAGGCAGGCGCAAGCCGGCTGAGTTCGCGGACCGCTTCGACGCACACTGTTTAGTTTTGAGAGACCAAGTCATGGGCGCATAGCTCAGGTGGTAAGAGCGCACGCCTGATAAGCGTGAGGTCGGTGGTTCGAGTCCACCTGTGCCCACCATATAAGAAAAGGTTTGCGTGGGGGCGTGGCTCAGTCGGGAGAGCGCCTGCTTTGCAAGCAGGAGGTCGGCGGTTCGATTCCGCCCGTCTCCACCAATTGCACCTTGACAACCGCACAGCGTGAGAAAGGCCGGGTAAAGACCTGCGCGTGGTTGGTGGCTGGTGGTTTGCCGGGGGCGCTCGAGAGGGTGTTTCTGGTGGCCGTGAGGGCCTGGGGTATGATTGGAAGGATACTGCTGGGTATTAGCTGCCGACCTTGGATGGTCAAGATATGAAGGGCGCACGGTGGATGCCTTGGCGCCAAGGGCCGAAGAAGGACGTGGTAAGCTGCGAAAAGCCTCGGGTAGCCGCAAGCGGGCGTAGATCCGGGGATATCCGAATGGGGAAACCTGGCGCGTAGAGATGCGCGTCATCCTTACCTGAATAGATAGGGTAAGGAAGGGCACCGGGGGAACCGAAACATCCAAGTACCCCGAGGAAGAGAAAGCATGAGCGATTCTCCGAGTAGCGGCGAGCGAAAGGGGAAGAGCCTAAACCCTGCGTGCGAGATAGCCAGCTGGCGTTGCATGCAGGGGGTTGTGGGACCCCCACCAGAGGCGGCTGACTCTGGGAGGAGTAAGAAACCTAGCTGCTAGCAGAAGCGGGCTGGAAAGCCCCACCGTAGAAGGTGAGAGTCCTGTAGGTGAAAGCGGGTAGGCTCCTGGGGGTATCCCGAGTAGCACGGGACACGCTAAGTCCGTGTGAATCAGGGAGGTCCACCTCCTAAGGCTAAAGACTCTTGGCGACCGATAGTGGACGAGTACCGTGAGGGAAAGTTGAAAAGAACCGCGGGAGCGGAGTGAAATAGAACCTGAAACCGTGTGCCTACAAGCAGTCCGAGGCCTATGGTGGAGACACCAGGCTGAGGGCGTGCCTATTGAAGAATGAACCGGCGAGTTACAGGTTCAAGCGAGGTTAAGTGCCTGGAGGCATGGAGCCGTAGCGAAAGCGAGTCTGAAAGGGCGAGTAGTTTGAACTTGTAGACCCGAAGCCGAGTGAGCTACCCATGGCCAGAGTGAAACGCGTATAACAGCGCGTGGAGGCTCGAACCACATTAGCGTTGAAAAGCTATGGGATGAGCTGTGGGTAGGGGTGAAATGCCAATCGAACTCGGAGATAGCTGGTTCTCCCCGAAATAGCTATAGGGTTAGCCTCAGGTGATGACGTATGGAGGTAGAGCACTGATTGGGCTAGGGGCCCTACAAGGTTACCGAACCCATTCAAACTCCGAATGCCGTACGTAAAGGAGCCTGGGAGTCAGACTGCGGGTGCTAAGATTCGTAGTCGAGAGGGAAAGAGCCCAGATCATCGGCTAAGGTCCCAAAGGTCAGGCTAAGTGTAAAAGGATGTGGGGTTACTTAAACAACCAGGATGTTGGCTTAGAAGCAGCCATCATTTAAAGAGTGCGTAACAGCTCACTGGTCGAGTGGCGCTGCGCCGAAAATAAAACGGGGCTAAAGCCTGACACCGAAGCCATGGGATGCGCTTATGAGCGCATCGGTAGGGGAGCATTCCGTATTCGCAGAAGGTTGACCGGAAGGACAGCTGGAGGATACGGAAGAGAGAATGCCGGTATGAGTAGCGAAAAGGCTGGTGAGAATCCAGCCCGCCGAAAGCCTAAGGTTTCCTGAGGAAGGCTCGTCCGCTCAGGGTTAGTCGGGACCTAAGGCGAGGCCGCAAGGCGTAGTCGATGGACAACAGGTTGATAATCCTGTACCGTCTCACACGCGATTGGAGCGAAGGGGTGACGCAGAAGGGTAGGCGTAGCCGGTGGATGGAGATACCGGTCCAAGCCTGTAGGGAGTTTCCGCAGGGAAAGCCGTGGGGACAATCCTGAGAGGCGAGAGGGAGCGAAAATAGAGTAGCGAACTAGCCGACCCCAGACTGCCGAGAAAAGCCTCTAGTGAGTGTGTGGGATGCCCGTACCGGAAACCGACACAGGTAGGCGGGGAGAGAATCCTAAGGCGCGCGGGACAACCCTCGTTAAGGAACTCGGCAAAATGACCCCGTAACTTCGGGATAAGGGGTACTCGTTCTGGTGACGCCCGTACGGGCGGAGCTGGGAAGAGTCGCAGAGAAACGGCTCAAGCGACTGTTTAACAAAAACACAGGTCTCTGCTAAAGCGAAAGCTGATGTATAGGGGCTGACACCTGCCCAGTGCTGGAAGGTTAAGGGGAGGGGTTAGGGCTGAGAGGCTCGAGGCTCTGAACCGAAGCCCCAGTGAACGGCGGCCGTAACTATAACGGTCCTAAGGTAGCGAAATTCCTTGTCGGGTAAGTTCCGACCCGCACGAATGGTGTAACGACTTGAGCGCTGTCTCGACGAGGGGCCCGGTGAAATTGAATTACCTGTGAAGATGCAGGTTACCTGCGGCTGGACAGAAAGACCCCGTGGAGCTTTACTGTAGCCTGACATTGGATTTTGGTGTTTCATGTACAGGATAGGTGGGAGGCTGGGAACCACGTTCGTTAGGGCGTGGGGAGCCGGTGGTGGGATACCACCCTTGAGACATTGAAGTTCTAACCTTGGACCCTAGACGGGTTTGGGGACAGTGTCAGGTGGGCAGTTTGACTGGGGCGGTCGCCTCCCAAAAGGTAACGGAGGCGCCCAAAGGTTCCCTCAGCGCGGTTGGAAATCGCGCGGCGAGTGTAAAGGCAGAAGGGAGCTTGACAGCGAGAGAGACATCTCGAGCTGGGACGAAAGTCGGGCTTAGTGATCTGGTGGTACCGGGTGGAAGGGCCATCACTCAACGGATAAAAGCTACCCCGGGGATAACAGGCTGATCTCCCCCAAGAGTCCACATCGACGGGGAGGTTTGGCACCTCGATGTCGGCTCATCGCATCCTGGGGCTGGAGTAGGTCCCAAGGGTTTGGCTGTTCGCCAATTAAAGCGGTACGTGAGCTGGGTTCAGAACGTCGTGAGACAGTTCGGTCCCTATCCACCGCAGGCGCAGGAAACTTGAGGGTAGCTGCCCCCAGTACGAGAGGACCGGGGTGGACGTACCGCTGGTGTACCAGTTGTCCCGCCAGGGGCAGAAGCTGGGTAGCCATGTACGGACGGGATAAGCGCTGAAAGCATCTAAGCGCCAAGCCTCACCCAAGATGAGGTTTCCCACGGAGTCAATCCGGTAAGGTCCCTGGAAGATTACCAGGTAGATAGGCCAGGAGTGTAAGGGCCGCGAGGTCTTAAGCGGACTGGTACTAATAGACCGAGGTCTTGACCATTACGATAGGTCGGCAACTAATACCTGGCGGTATCTCAGCGCTGTGCGGAAGCAAGGTGGCGGAGCAAGGAAGAATGTGCTCCGGTGGATGACATGTGAATAGGGAATAGAATTCCCGGTGGAGATAGCGGAGGAGTCACACCCGATCCCATTCCGAACTCGGTCGTTAAGCCCTCCAGCGCCGATGGTACTTGGGGCGAAAGCCCCTGGGAGAGTAGGTCACTGCCGGGAGCTAAATCGAAGCCCAGCCCAAGAGGACTGGGCTCCTTCATTTCCCCGTCAGCCTCGCGGACTCGAGGCCGCGGTGTCGCCGGGGCCGGCGTGCCCCCCGCCGTTTGCGGTGAGTTCCGGGAGGTCGTGGAGCACTTCAACTATGTCGAGGTCCGGGCGGCGGTCCATCTCCACTTCATACGGGCGCACTGGGCCGAGCCGGTCGTCGGTGAGCACGATCACGATCGGCCGCGCAGGGTCGGAATACGACTGCCGGGAGACGATGCCTACCTGTCCTGTCGACAGCCTCACCGGTGTTCCCGATGGGAACATGGCAAGCCTCGCCAGCAGTGAGCGCACGTAACCAGGGTCGAGATGGTCACCCGCGAGGCTGAGGAGGTACGGTCCGGCACGGTGTGGCGGGAGGGCGTCCCGGTAGGGTCGTTCCGCGGTGAGCGCGTCCATTATGTCGGTAACCGAGGTCATCCGCGCGAAGCGGTGGATCTCACTGCCCTGGAGCCCCCGCGGGTAGCCCAGGCCGTTCATTCTCTCGTGATGCTGGTAGGCGACGTGCGCCGACAACAGGCTGATCCCGGGCTGGACGCGGAGTATTTCGAAACCCTCCGTGGCGTGGATCTTTACGATCTCCATTTCTTCATTCGTAAGCTGCCCGGGCTTGTTCAACACCTCGACCGGTACGACGACCTTGCCGACGTCGTGCAGCAGGGCGCCCACGCCAAGGTCGATGAGGTCGTAGCGGTTGAGGCTGTTCTCGGCGCCGATAATCAGGGACAACACGCAGACGTTGAGGCTGTGGACGAACGTGTACTCGTCGAGGTTCCTTATCGAGGCTATGCCCACTGCGACGCTCTTCCTGGAGTTGACGCTGTCCGCGATTTCCTCCACGACGCCGGTGACCCGAGACGAATCGAGCGGGCGCTTCTCGGCCAGGTCCATGAGGCCATCCTGCAGAGTCGCAAGCGCCCTGGCCTGCGTCATCTCGTCGAGGACGTCATCCGGCTCAATGCCCGCCGAGAAGTCGTCCTCAATGTACAGGAATCTGTAGCCTTTTGCCTGGAGACGAGTGATGTAGGACGACGTTAGCGAGGTCCCTGCCGTCAACAAGGCCCTCCCATCAGGGGAGAAGATGGTCTTGCCGAGGGTTTTCCCCTCCAATGTTGGGGAGAGGCGAGCGATTCTCAATCCAAACCGGGTCCTTTCAAGGCGCTGTTCTTTCCCTAGTCTACCATTTTCGGCTATTATGGACAACGCGCAGGCATACCGGCCGGCGGCGTTGAAATCACAAGGTTGTGACCGGACTCGTATGGGGGTGGCGTGTGTGGCGACGATATACTTGAACGGCAGGATTCACACGATGGGACAGAAGGACTCCATAGCGCAGGGGATGCTGGTGGATAACGGTGTTATCGCCGCGCTGGGTTCGGCGGACGAGGTCAGGAGCCTCGCTCCGAGGGGGACTCGCGAGGTCGACCTCGGCAGCCACGTGGTTGTGCCAGGGCTCACCGATTCGCACACCCACTTCATGATGTTTTCGCTGGGACTCAATAACGTGATCCTCGACGTGGTGCCGAGCCTCAGGGAGGCGCTCTCCAGGGTCGAAGCGGGGGCCCGGAAGCGTCCGAAAGGCTCGTGGGTACTCGGGGGCGGCTTCAACAAGAACCTGTGGGAAGGCGCGAGATTTCCGACGCGACACGACCTCGACTCCGTGTGCCCCGACCACCCTGTAGCGCTGAGAAGCAGCGACTATCACACGCTCTGGGTAAACACGCTCGCGCTGAGGATCGCCGGCATCACGGCGTCAACACCGGTCCCGGACGGGGGCAGGATAGATGCCGGGCCGGACGGGGAGCCGGCCGGGATTATCGGGGAGAACGCAATGCCCCTGATAGAGAAGCACATTCCGAAGCCCACTGAACAGGAAATGGATGAGGCCGCGATTGAAGGCATGAAGCTCTCGAACAGGTACGGCCTGACCGGCGTCCACGTAATGGAAGGCGCCGACTCCCTCCGGACGTTCCAACGGCTCCTCGGGCGGGGGCTTCTCACGCTGAGGGTCTCCATGTATGTACCGGTAGACAACCTCGACGACGTGGCGCGGCTGGGGATCCAGTCGGGCTTCGGCGGGGACATGATCAGGATAGCGGGGATAAAGACGTTCACCGATGGGGCATTGAACTCGCAGACCGCCGACATGCTGGAGCCTTTCGAGGGCACAGACAGCCGCGGAATCGCGACGTTGTCGGAGGAGGAGCTGGACCGGATCGTCGGCAGGGCGGTCCAGTCAGGGCTCGCCGTGGCCATCCACGCGATCGGTGACAGGGCGAACCGGAAGACCCTCAACGCCCTCGCGAAGCACCAGGCGGCCTCCAGGGCAAAGGGCCTTCGGAACCGGATAGAGCACGCGCAGCTCCTCCACCCGGACGAGCTGCCGCGCTTCGCGAGCACCGGAACGATCGCGTCGGTCCAGCCCCTGCACGCGACCTCGGACCGCTACGTTGCGGACCGGCTGTGGGGCAAGCGGGCGAAGTACGCCTATCCGTTCAAGTCGCTCATAACGAACGGGGCCAGGGTCACGTTTGGTTCGGACGCGCCCGTCGAGACGATCGACCCGATGAAGGGGGTATACGCCGCGATCACACGGAAGCGGGAGGACGAGCCCGCCTCCAGACCGTGGTATCCTGAGGAGATCCTGTCCATACAGGAGACCGTCCGCGGATACACGAACGGACCGGCCTTCGCATCTTACAGGGAGGGCACAGAGGGCTCCCTCGAACCCGGCAAGGTCGCCGACTTCATAGTGCTGTCGGAGGACATCTTCTCCGGTCCACCCGAGAGCGTGCTGAGGTGCAGGGTGCTGCTTAACGTGGTCGGAGGGCGCGTGGTGTACGAAGCGTGACCCCGGCAGCCAGCGCGTGAGCGCGGGGCCGCTTTTCTTGAATGTTGGAAGTCTTTCGGGTATAATCAGTTTGCCTAACGACCAGTTGCGGACTGATATGGATTTCCTGGCGCCGATGCCGGTTACGGCATCGCACCTGTTTGTGTGGACAGGGGCGCAATTCGAGGAGGAGTGCTGTGGTAATGAAGCAGTACACTGCGGAAACGATTAAGAACGTGGGCCTCATATCACACGGTGGAGCCGGTAAGACCTCGTTCGCCGAGGCCATGCTGTTCGATGCAGGGATGGTCGATAGGCTCGGCAGGACCGAAGACGGCAACACCACGATGGACTACGACCCCGAAGAGATAAGACGGAAGGTCAGTATCAGCACCTCCATCGCCCCCGCCGAGTGGAACGGCGTCAAGATCAACATCCTCGATACCCCCGGATACTTCGACTTCGTAGGTGAGGTCAAGTCGGCGCTTCGTGTGGTCGACAGCGTCCTTGTGCTGGTCGACGCGGTCGCGGGGGTGGAGGTAGGCACCGAACTCGTCTGGCAGTACGCGGACGAGCGCCACCTTCCCAGGATGGTCGTCATAAATAAGATGGACCGTGAGAACGCGAATTTCGACTCGACGCTCGCCACCCTTAAGCAGGCTTTCGGGGGTAAGGTCGTCCCCCTTCAGATGCCGGTGGGCCAGGAGGCGTCTTTCCGGGGCGTGATCGACCTAGTCGATGTGAGGGCCGTCACCTACCAGGACGGCCAGGGTCAGAAGCCGCAGAGCGGCGACATTCCGGCCGACCTCAAGGGCAGGGCCGGGGAGCTCAGGGATTCCCTCATCGAGGCGGCGGCCGAGGGTGACGACGAGATCCTCATGAAATACCTCGACGGCAACGAACTCACGGCGGAGGAGATCAGGACCGGTCTTCGCAAGGGCGTGATGGTGGGCAAGATAGTGCCCGTTCTCTGCGCGTCTTCGACGAAAAACGTGGGCATCCAGCCGGTTATGGACGCCATCGTGAATTACCTCCCGTCTCCCGCCGGCGCTGGCGAGGTCAGGGGCCTCAACCCCAGGACGAAAGAAGAGGAAACGCGGAAGTGCGCGAAGGACGCGCCGTTCTCCGCGCTCGTGTTCAAGACGATGGCCGACCCGTACGTGGGCAAACTCACCGTTTTCCGCGTTTACTCCGGTACGCTCAAGTCCGACACTCAGACATACAACGCCTCGAAGGATCGTACCGAGAGGATCGGCCAGCTGTTCGTCCTCAAGGGGAAGCAGCAGGAGGCGGTCCCCGAGGTTGGGACCGGCGACATAGGCGCGGTGGCCAAACTCCAGGAGACCACGACAAACGACACCCTGGCGGATGCCGCTAAGCCCGTGGTCTACGAGCCGACGAAGTTCCCAGCGCCGATTTTCTCCGTCGCCGTGCAGCCGAAGGCGAAGGGTGACGAGGAGAAGATCGGGTCGAGCCTCGCAAGGCTTACGGAGGAAGACCCCACTCTGAAGGTGGAACGCAACGCCCAGACGCTCCAGACCATCCTGTCCGGCATGGGAGAACTCCACCTGGATATCACGACCGAGCGTCTCAAGAGGAAGTTCGGCGTCGACGTGACCCTGGGCGCCCCGCGGATCCCGTACAAGGAGACGATCAGGGGCAACACCAAGGTCGAGGGCAAGCACAAGAAGCAGACCGGCGGCCGCGGCCAGTATGGCCACGTTTTCCTTGAGCTCGAGCCGCTCGAGCCCGGCAAGGAGTTCGAGTTCGTCGACAAGATATTCGGTGGTGCGGTTCCGAGGCAGTACATCCCCGCGGTCGAGAAGGGTGTGCGCGAGGCCATGGTGGAGGGCGTGCTGGCGGGCTATCCCGTCACGAACCTCAGGGTGACGCTGTACGACGGCTCGTACCACCCCGTTGACTCGTCGGAAATGGCCTTCAAGATCGCGGCGTCGATGGCGTTCAAGAAGGGCTGCCTCGAAGCGCGACCCGTGATGCTCGAGCCTATCATGAACGTCGAGGTACTCGTGCCAGACCAGTTCATGGGCGATGTCATGGGGGATCTCAACAAGAAGAGGGGAAAGATCCTGGGCATGGAGCCCCGCGGCAGGAATCAGGTAATCAAGGCGCTCGCGCCGCTGGCCGAGATGTCCAGGTATGCGATCGACCTCCGCTCGATCACTCAGGGTCGTGGTGTCTACAGCATGGAATTCTCCCACTACGAGGAGATACCGTCGAACGTCGCTGAGCAGGTCATCGAGCAGGCGAAGAAGGAGAAAGAGGCACAGTCGAAGTAAACGACCAGAAAATCCAGTATTCGGATAAGACTATTCCCGGGCGCTTCTTCGGCCGGGAATTCTTGTCCGGGGAGGTACGAGCGGTGGGTACGTACGATGTCGTGATAATGGGCGCGGGTCCGGCGGGACTCACAGCGGGGATCTACGCCTCGCGGGCGCGGTTGAGCGTGGCGATAATAGAACGAATGGCGCCGGGCGGCCAGGCGGCGACCACCATCCGGATAGACAACTACCCCGGGTTTCCTGACGGGATAGAGGGGCCCGAACTCATGGCGCGGATGGAGCAGCAGGCCCGCAAGTTCGGCGCTGAGATGATCCCGGCGGAGGTGCAGTCCATCGGACAGGCCGCGGCCGGAGCGGCGCGGTTCACGGTGAGCACCACCGGGGGTGAGATCGGCGCGCGCGCGATCATCGTGGCGACGGGCACCCGCGAGAAACCCCTGGGAGTGCCGGGGGAGCAGGAGTTCAGAGGGCGCGGCGTGTCTTACTGCGCCACGTGTGACGGGGCGTTCTTCAGGGATAAGAAGGTGGCAGTGATCGGCGGCGGGGATTCCGCCGTCACCGAAGCGATATTTCTGACGAGATTGGCCTCCAGCGTGACCGTGATACACCGCCGTGACGCGCTGAGGGCGAACAAGTACCTGCAAGAAAAGGCGATGGCCAACCCGAAGCTGCGTTTCCTGTGGGACACGGTGGTCACTTCCATCGACGGCGCCGGCCAGGTCGAGAGGCTGGGTGTCAGGAACGTCAAGACCGGCGAGGCGTCGAGTGTCGAAGCCGACGGGGTGTTCGTATACATTGGATTCCTGCCGAATACCGCGTTCCTCGGGGGACTGGTGAATCTGGACGCGGCCGGGTACGTCGTCGCCGACGACATGATGAGGACGCCGGTCGAGGGAATATTCGTGGCCGGGGACGTGAGGTCGAAGCAGCTCCGGCAGGTCGCCACAGCCGTCGGCGATGGCGCCGTCGCGGCCGTCTCAGTCGAGCGGTACCTTACCGGGACCCTGTAAGGGGCCGGAGCCGGGGGCCGGGTCTACCGGCATCGCGGGCTGAGTAACGGGTGTGCGGCGTACCGGGTGGCCGGTCTGAGGGGGGGCTACACTTGGCGGTCGTCCAGTTGAAGAAGGGCATGCACCACCGGATTGCCTCGGGGCACCCGTGGCTGTACCGGACGGAGATCCTCGAGGTTAACGGCCAATTTCGCCCCGGGGACGTGGTGGACGTGGTGGACTTTCGCGGGAAGCCTCTTGGCCGGGGATACATCAATCCGAAGTCGCAGATAACCGTGCGCATGCTTACGTGGCGTGAGGAATCCGTGGACGAAGCGTTCTTCAGGCGGCGGATCGAGGCCGCCCTGGATTATCGCCGGAGGGTTCTCCCCGGGGAGCGCTCGTACAGGCTCGTGTTCGGCGAGGCGGATTTCATCCCGGGTCTTATCGTCGACAAGTTCGAGGAGTACCTCGTAATACAGACGCTCGCCCTGGGCATCGACAGGTGGAAGGACACAGTAGTGGATATCCTGCGGGACCTGCTGTCGCCGAGGGGCATTTACGAACGGAACGACGCGCCGGTCAGGGAGCTCGAGGGACTCGACAGCCGTGCGGGCTTCATCGGCGAACCGTTCAACCCCACGATACGGATCGAGGAGAACGCACTGTCGTTCCTCGTCGACGTGGAGAAAGGGCAGAAGACAGGCCATTTCCTCGATCAAAGGGCGAACCGCCTCGTGGTGATGCGACTGGCTTCCGGCAGGCGCGTGCTGGACTGCTTCTGCTACACCGGGGGGTTCTCGGTCCACGCGGCCGCCGGTGGGGCGCTGTCGGTCGAAGGGATCGACGCTTCCGAGTGGGCCGCGGGCATGGCGCGGGAGAACGCCTCGCTCAACGGCGTCAGCGGGAGGTGCGCTTTCGTCGCCGGGAACGTGTTCGACGAACTGAGGGGAAGGGAGCATCGCCGCGAGCGCTACGACATGATAGTCCTCGATCCCCCTGCGTTCGCGAAGTCGAGGGGCGCGCTGGAGGGGGCCGTTCGCGGGTACAAGGAGATAAACCTCAGGGCGATGAAACTCTTGAACCCGGGCGGGATCCTGGTCACGTGCTCCTGCTCGAGACACCTGACAGAGGATCTGTTAATCGACGTTGTCCGTGACGCGTCCGCCGACGCGGGGCGCCCAGTGCGTATCGTGGAGAAGCGCACCCAGGCGTCCGACCATCCGTTCCTGGTAGCGGCGCCTGAGAGCTACTACCTGAAATGCCTGGTGCTGCAGGTCATGTGACCCCCGGAGAGCCCGATTCAGGCAGTGGGACTGAGAATGAAGAAGATAGGCCGCACCGTTGCCGGTGAAGAGCCGCAAGGCCGCCGGTTTTGACGCTGAGAGCCCACAATGGGTATTGTGCAGGTTATCCAGGGGGGTTACTATATATGTTGAAGGTCAAAGAAAGTAAAAAACAAGGCGGGCTGTTGAGGCCGGTGGGATTATGAGGAACCTGTGCGACATCATTGAAGCTCACATAAAGGGTCTTCTGGAGGGCGCGGGCGCGGGGCCCATCCTCATCAGGCGCAATACCCTGGCGGAGAAGATCGGGTGCGCGCCTTCGCAGATAAACTACGTCCTCGAGACGCGGTTCAACATCGAAAGGGGTTATTTCGTCGAGTCGAGGAGGGGCGGAGGCGGCTACGTAAGGATAGAGCGCAGGAGACTGGGGCCGGATCGGGATATCATCACCGTTGTGTTCTCGAAGCTTCCCGAAACGGTATCCCGGGCCAAGGCGGAAGATTACGTAACGCTCCTGGAGGAAGAGGGGCTGGTTACCGCGAGAGAGGCGTCCATGCTCAGGCAGGCTTTAGGAGAGGGTATCTCTAGGGTCGACCCCGAGTACAGGGACGTCATCCGCGCCACGCTCCTGCGGTGCATGCTGCTGGGGTTGGCGAAGGCGCAGGCGTCCGGTGTCTAGGGCGGTTCGAACACCGCCGGCCGGTCGCAGCCGGGGTGACACCCAGTCTAGGAGGATGGGCTCATGTTGTGCGAAAAGTGCGGGAAGCGACCCGCAACCGTACATGTCCAGAGAATAGTGAACGGGGAGAAGTCCGAAAGCCATCTATGCCAGAAGTGCGCGGCGGAGAACAACGAGCTTGGCGTATTCATACAGCCGCTCTCGGTGAACAGCCTCCTCTCCGCTATGCTGGGTGGGGCGGAGTCGGCCACCCCGCGAATGCTGGGCGGCGGGAAGATGGTCAGGTGCCCCTCCTGCGGTCTTAGCTACGTGGACTTCGCTCAAAATGGCAGGCTTGGCTGTGGGCGCTGCTACAGCGCGTTTGAGAAGCAACTCGAGGGACTGCTGAGAAGGATTCACGGGTCTGACAAGCACATCGGGAAGATGCCGAAGAAGGCCGCTTCGGATGTCGTAAGAAAGCGCGAGATAGACGAATTGAGGGCCGAGATGGCCCGCGCCGTCGAGGCCGAGGAGTACGAGAAGGCAGCGAGTATCCGCGACAGGATCCGGAACCTCGAGAAGGCGCGAAGCTGAGTGGGGGATGAGTGATGCTCGAGGAGATACTCTCAAGGCCGTCTCCTGAATGGATGGGGGGCTCGGGCCCCGAGCCGGACGTAGTCATTTCCAGCCGGATCCGGCTCGCGCGGAACGTCTCCCGCTACCCGTTCCCCCATATGATGACCAAGCCCATGTCCGAGTCGTTCATGAAGGACATGGCGGCCGCGACGAGGGCGCTCAACGATAACGGCGGCTACGGCAGGTTCGAGATCGTCCGCATGGGCGAGCTGTCGGAGCTCGAGAGGGAAGTGCTGGTCGAGAAGCACCTGATCAGCCCACAGCACGCCCAGGACCCGGCGGAGAAGGGCGTCATCCTCCGCGACGACGAGGTCGTGAGCGTCATGGTGAACGAGGAGGACCACCTCCGGATCCAGGCGCTTTTCTCGGGGCTCCAGCTCGAACATGCCGTGGTACTGGCCAGCGGCGTGGACGACGTCCTCGAATCGTCTCTGGACTACGCGTACTCGTCGCAACACGGTTACCTGACGGCGTGTCCCACCAATGCCGGCACGGGCCTCCGCGCGTCCGTGATGGTTCACCTGCCCGCGCTCGCGGCTCTCAATCAGGCAGGCAATGTCCTGTCTGCCACGGGAAAGCTCGGCGTGGCCGTGAGGGGGCTCTACGGCGAGGGTACGGAAGCGGGCGGGAACCTGTTCCAGATCTCCAACCAGATTACGCTCGGCCAGACGGAAGCCGAGCTTATAAACAATCTCCACGGGTTAGCGGGGCAGATTACCGACCAGGAGAGAAAGGCCAGGTCATACCTGCTCAACAAGGCGAAGGAGCAGGTTGAGGACAGGGTTTGGAGGGCGTACGCGCTCCTGAGTTCGGCGCGGGTGCTTACCTCCGACGAGGCCCTGAAGCTCTGGTCCG
This DNA window, taken from Bacillota bacterium, encodes the following:
- a CDS encoding class I SAM-dependent rRNA methyltransferase → MAVVQLKKGMHHRIASGHPWLYRTEILEVNGQFRPGDVVDVVDFRGKPLGRGYINPKSQITVRMLTWREESVDEAFFRRRIEAALDYRRRVLPGERSYRLVFGEADFIPGLIVDKFEEYLVIQTLALGIDRWKDTVVDILRDLLSPRGIYERNDAPVRELEGLDSRAGFIGEPFNPTIRIEENALSFLVDVEKGQKTGHFLDQRANRLVVMRLASGRRVLDCFCYTGGFSVHAAAGGALSVEGIDASEWAAGMARENASLNGVSGRCAFVAGNVFDELRGREHRRERYDMIVLDPPAFAKSRGALEGAVRGYKEINLRAMKLLNPGGILVTCSCSRHLTEDLLIDVVRDASADAGRPVRIVEKRTQASDHPFLVAAPESYYLKCLVLQVM
- a CDS encoding HD-GYP domain-containing protein translates to MTAGTSLTSSYITRLQAKGYRFLYIEDDFSAGIEPDDVLDEMTQARALATLQDGLMDLAEKRPLDSSRVTGVVEEIADSVNSRKSVAVGIASIRNLDEYTFVHSLNVCVLSLIIGAENSLNRYDLIDLGVGALLHDVGKVVVPVEVLNKPGQLTNEEMEIVKIHATEGFEILRVQPGISLLSAHVAYQHHERMNGLGYPRGLQGSEIHRFARMTSVTDIMDALTAERPYRDALPPHRAGPYLLSLAGDHLDPGYVRSLLARLAMFPSGTPVRLSTGQVGIVSRQSYSDPARPIVIVLTDDRLGPVRPYEVEMDRRPDLDIVEVLHDLPELTANGGGHAGPGDTAASSPRG
- a CDS encoding CtsR family transcriptional regulator, with amino-acid sequence MRNLCDIIEAHIKGLLEGAGAGPILIRRNTLAEKIGCAPSQINYVLETRFNIERGYFVESRRGGGGYVRIERRRLGPDRDIITVVFSKLPETVSRAKAEDYVTLLEEEGLVTAREASMLRQALGEGISRVDPEYRDVIRATLLRCMLLGLAKAQASGV
- the fusA gene encoding elongation factor G; this encodes MKQYTAETIKNVGLISHGGAGKTSFAEAMLFDAGMVDRLGRTEDGNTTMDYDPEEIRRKVSISTSIAPAEWNGVKINILDTPGYFDFVGEVKSALRVVDSVLVLVDAVAGVEVGTELVWQYADERHLPRMVVINKMDRENANFDSTLATLKQAFGGKVVPLQMPVGQEASFRGVIDLVDVRAVTYQDGQGQKPQSGDIPADLKGRAGELRDSLIEAAAEGDDEILMKYLDGNELTAEEIRTGLRKGVMVGKIVPVLCASSTKNVGIQPVMDAIVNYLPSPAGAGEVRGLNPRTKEEETRKCAKDAPFSALVFKTMADPYVGKLTVFRVYSGTLKSDTQTYNASKDRTERIGQLFVLKGKQQEAVPEVGTGDIGAVAKLQETTTNDTLADAAKPVVYEPTKFPAPIFSVAVQPKAKGDEEKIGSSLARLTEEDPTLKVERNAQTLQTILSGMGELHLDITTERLKRKFGVDVTLGAPRIPYKETIRGNTKVEGKHKKQTGGRGQYGHVFLELEPLEPGKEFEFVDKIFGGAVPRQYIPAVEKGVREAMVEGVLAGYPVTNLRVTLYDGSYHPVDSSEMAFKIAASMAFKKGCLEARPVMLEPIMNVEVLVPDQFMGDVMGDLNKKRGKILGMEPRGRNQVIKALAPLAEMSRYAIDLRSITQGRGVYSMEFSHYEEIPSNVAEQVIEQAKKEKEAQSK
- the trxB gene encoding thioredoxin-disulfide reductase, which produces MGTYDVVIMGAGPAGLTAGIYASRARLSVAIIERMAPGGQAATTIRIDNYPGFPDGIEGPELMARMEQQARKFGAEMIPAEVQSIGQAAAGAARFTVSTTGGEIGARAIIVATGTREKPLGVPGEQEFRGRGVSYCATCDGAFFRDKKVAVIGGGDSAVTEAIFLTRLASSVTVIHRRDALRANKYLQEKAMANPKLRFLWDTVVTSIDGAGQVERLGVRNVKTGEASSVEADGVFVYIGFLPNTAFLGGLVNLDAAGYVVADDMMRTPVEGIFVAGDVRSKQLRQVATAVGDGAVAAVSVERYLTGTL
- a CDS encoding amidohydrolase, producing MATIYLNGRIHTMGQKDSIAQGMLVDNGVIAALGSADEVRSLAPRGTREVDLGSHVVVPGLTDSHTHFMMFSLGLNNVILDVVPSLREALSRVEAGARKRPKGSWVLGGGFNKNLWEGARFPTRHDLDSVCPDHPVALRSSDYHTLWVNTLALRIAGITASTPVPDGGRIDAGPDGEPAGIIGENAMPLIEKHIPKPTEQEMDEAAIEGMKLSNRYGLTGVHVMEGADSLRTFQRLLGRGLLTLRVSMYVPVDNLDDVARLGIQSGFGGDMIRIAGIKTFTDGALNSQTADMLEPFEGTDSRGIATLSEEELDRIVGRAVQSGLAVAIHAIGDRANRKTLNALAKHQAASRAKGLRNRIEHAQLLHPDELPRFASTGTIASVQPLHATSDRYVADRLWGKRAKYAYPFKSLITNGARVTFGSDAPVETIDPMKGVYAAITRKREDEPASRPWYPEEILSIQETVRGYTNGPAFASYREGTEGSLEPGKVADFIVLSEDIFSGPPESVLRCRVLLNVVGGRVVYEA